The following coding sequences are from one Melanotaenia boesemani isolate fMelBoe1 chromosome 19, fMelBoe1.pri, whole genome shotgun sequence window:
- the LOC121630102 gene encoding Golgi phosphoprotein 3-like produces MTSLTQRTSGLVQRRTDAIRSAAADKEKESGGEEDEARRGEEEDDDKGDSKETRLTLMEEVLLLGLKDREGYTSFWNDCISSGLRGCMLVELALRGRLQLEACGVRRKSLLARKVICKSDAPTGDVLLDEALKHIKETQPPESVQSWIELLSGETWNPLKLHYQLRNVRERLAKNLVEKGVLTTEKQNFLLFDMTTHPLTNSSIKQRLIKKVQDSVLEKWVNDPHRMDKRVLALILLAHSSDVLENAFAPLQDDQYDLGMKRVHALLELEPEKESAKPNANELMWAVVAAFTK; encoded by the exons ATGACTTCGCTCACGCAGAGGACCTCGGGCCTCGTCCAACGGAGGACCGACGCCATTCGCAGCGCCGCCGCCGATAAGGAGAAGGAGTCTGGCGGTGAGGAAGATGAGGCCCGTCGCGGTGAAGAAGAAGACGACGACAAAGGGGACTCGAAGGAAACGAGGCTCACGCTCATGGAGGAAGTGTTGCTCCTGGGCCTAAAGGACCGAGAG GGCTACACGTCTTTCTGGAACGACTGTATTTCTTCCGGGCTTCGCGGATGCATGTTGGTGGAGCTGGCTCTAAGAGGGAGATTACAGCTAGAAGCCTGCGGTGTGAGGAGGAAAAGTCTGCTTGCAAGGAAG GTCATCTGCAAGTCTGATGCTCCAACGGGAGATGTGCTACTGGATGAGGCGTTGAAGCATATTAAAGAAACTCAACCTCCAGAGAGTGTCCAGAGCTGGATAGAGCTACTGAGTG GAGAGACTTGGAATCCCCTAAAGCTGCACTACCAGCTGAGAAATGTCAGAGAACGTCTGGCAAAAAACTTAGTAGAGAAAGGTGTTCTCACCACAGAGAAACAGAACTTCTTGCTTTTTGATATGACCACGCATCCACTCACCAACAGTTCAATTAAGCAG CGTCTTATCAAGAAGGTCCAGGACTCCGTTTTGGAGAAGTGGGTCAACGATCCCCATCGCATGGACAAGCGGGTTCTAGCCCTGATCCTTCTGGCTCACTCATCCGACGTTCTTGAGAACGCCTTCGCCCCACTCCAAGACGACCAGTACGACCTGGGCATGAAGAGAGTCCACGCTCTGCTTGAGCTGGAGCCCGAGAAAGAGAGTGCAAAGCCCAACGCCAATGAACTAATGTGGGCTGTGGTGGCTGCATTCACTAAATGA
- the pstpip2 gene encoding proline-serine-threonine phosphatase-interacting protein 2 → MKNLHFKDFFWNSDLTSTGGYDAIIQYLGDGKRTCKEVEDFMKARASIEEKYAKDLLGLSKKVCGFHEMNTLKRSMDMLKLQTENVSVSHLQLAQSLREEAKKLEEFREKQKEARKKTEHQLDVLHKQKSSQFKKTMDSKKAYDLKCRDKEEAEQNVNRNTNTTNTKHIEKLHSKAHLAKQNAEEADRLYQQNVTMLGKIRDEWLKEHVKACDVFEKQSVERINFLRNTMWTHLNQLSQQCVNSDELYEEVRKSLEQCDIQEDIEHFVNLRWTGEKPPAPVVYENFYSGQRSPTGAPPSRLLPPIRRGPLPEPTHNSRDDAQFSEDADYSVIQY, encoded by the exons ATGAAAAACCTTCATTTCAAAGATTTTTTCTGG AACTCGGATCTTACTTCCACTGGTGGCTATGACGCCATCATCCAGTATCTCGGTGATGGCAAAAGGACATGCAAAGAAGTAGAGGACTTCATGAAAGCCAG GGCATCAATCGAAGAGAAGTATGCCAAGGATCTGCTTGGTTTGTCCAAGAAGGTGTGTGGATTCCATGAGATGAA caCTTTAAAGAGATCCATGGACATGTTAAAATTAC AGACCGAAAATGTGAGCGTGTCACACTTGCAGTTGGCACAGAGCCTGAGGGAAGAGGCCAAAAAACTGGAAGAGTTtagagaaaagcagaaagaagccAGGAAGAAG ACAGAACACCAATTAGATGTTCTCCACAAACAGAAGTCATCTCAGTTTAAGAAGACAATGGAT TCAAAGAAGGCATATGACCTGAAATGTCGagacaaagaagaagcagagcAGAATGTGAACCGAAACACCAACACCACCAACACCAAGCACATTGAGAAG CTACACTCAAAAGCACATCTGGCAAAACAGAATGCAGAAGAAGCAG ACAGGTTGTACCAGCAGAATGTGACCATGCTGGGAAAGATAAGAGACGAATGGCTGAAGGAGCATGTCAAGGCTTGTGAT GTGTTTGAAAAACAGTCGGTGGAGCGTATTAACTTTCTGAGGAACACAATGTGGACGCATCTTAACCAGCTTTCCCAGCAATGTGTCAACAGTGATGAG cTGTACGAGGAAGTAAGGAAGTCACTGGAGCAGTGTGACATCCAGGAAGACATTGAACACTTTGTAAACCTCAGATGGACCGGAGAAAAACCACCAg CTCCTGTTGTGTACGAAAACTTTTACAGTGGTCAGAGGTCACCGACAGGAGCTCCACCCTCTCGACTGCTTCCACCAATCAG GAGGGGCCCATTACCTGAACCAACACACAACAGTAGAG ATGATGCACAGTTCTCAGAGGATGCAGACTACAGTGTCATCCAgtactaa